In Acinetobacter wanghuae, the sequence GCAACGACTTTGAGTCCACCACGTTGAATTAACATTTTCGCCCCATATATTGGTCTAATTTGAAACTGAGGAAATGTTAGCACTTTGCTGTTTTGAATGCTTTTTCTGTTTGCACTTTATCGCAATTATTTTGTGTTGTTGCGTAAAAAAGCCGTCATTCAAATGACGGCTTTTTAACTGAATGACACTTAACTCGCTATTTCCATTTTACAGCTTGAATCTCAGCTTTCTTTGGAACCGCATTATCATTGGCTGAACAACCACAATCACCGCCACAACCCGATGCCATAGCAGGTTTTAACCATGCTGCAAGCGTGTTCCAACCCAGCTTTGCACAAACATTTGAAAGCTTTTGAAAGACCGTCCGCGATGTGTTTGGAAAGACCTTTTTGAAAACAACAACAGTACTCCACAGCACCAATGCCATAACAATCAGAATTTCAATCATTTCATTCTCCCAAAAGCGATCTGCACGATGCAGCATCAAGCTAAATAATGTGAGGCAATTTGATAAGTCAGGAATGACATGATATAGGCCAAACCAAACAAATAAATCGTCATGAAGCTTACTGTTTTCCAAGAGCCTGTTTCACGTTTTACCGTTGCCAGTGTTGCCAAACAATGCGGTGCATAAATAAACCAGACTAATAGTGATAATCCTGTCGCAACCGACCAACTTAAATCACCACCGTTACTGATTAAAGAGACCAAACCTTCTGACATGGCATCTTCATCGACAGCCGATAAAGCATAAACAGTACCTAAGGCTGCAACCACAACTTCACGTGCAGCCATAGCAGGAATTAAGGCAATACAAATCTGCCAGTTAAAACCAAGCGGCGCAAAAATTGGTTGAATTAAATGACCTAGCATCCCAGCAAATGAATAATCAATGGCGGGTAAGGTCGCGCCATCTGGTGCTTGTGGGAAAGTACACAAGAACCATAGTAAAATTGATAAAGCGAAGATGATGCCACCGACACGACGCAAGAAAATCTTGGCACGGTCTAATAAACCAATCCAGATATTTTTCAAATCTGGGAAACGGTAACTCGGCAATTCCATCAACAGCATTTGTTGAGTCTTATCTTTATTGAAAAACTTCAAGACAAATGACACCAACAATGCGCTGACGATACCTGCCATATACAAGCCAAACAACACCAAGCCTTGCAGGTTTAAGAAGCCTAAAACTGTGGTCGATGGAATAAAAGCAGCAATTAACAGCGCATAGACTGGTAGACGCGCAGAACACGTCATTAAAGGTGCGACTAAAATTGTGGTTAAACGATCTCGCGGATCACTAATGGTACGCGATGCCATAATCCCCGGAATCGCACAAGCAAAACTCGACAATAATGGAATAAAGGCACGACCTGACAGCCCGGCTTTATACATGAGTTTATCAAGCAGAAATGCAGCACGTGGTAAATAACCTGATTCTTCTAAAACTAAAATGAAGAAGAATAAAATTAAGATCTGCGGTAAGAACACTACCACACCACCCGCACCTGCAATGACACCATCCACCACTAAGCTGTTGAGTAAAGGATGTGAAATCACAGCGCTGACTGATTCACCAAACCAACCAAAGAAGCTTTCAATTCCGTCCATAAAGGGTGCTGCCCAAGCAAAGACCGCTTGGAAAATCACGAACATCATCAGCGCGAGGCTCATTAAGCCAAGCACAGGATGCAAAAATATTTTGTCTAGGAATTCAGTCCGTTTATCTTCGGCATCCATGAAATTAACCACATCTTTTAAAATGCTATGCACTTTTTGATGTGAGTCACCGCTTAAACCAGTCATTTCAGTTTGTGGTACTGCGTATTTGGCTTGATCTAGGGCATTTAATAAGCCTTCAATGCCTGAATTACGCACTGCCACCGTTTCAACCACAGGAATACCCAAACGCTGCGATAGTTTTTGGGTATTGATTTGAATACCACGACGGCGCGCTTCGTCCATCATATTTAACACAAGCAAAACAGGACGTTTCAGTTCGATCATTTCTAAGACCAAACCCAAATGCAATTTTAAATTGGTGGCATCAACCACACATAAAAATGCATCTTGCTGCCCTTCGTCGGCAATTTTTCCCTGTACCACATCACGGGTAATCGCTTCATCGGGACTTGTTGCATCTAAGCTATAGGTTCCCGGTAAGTCCAAGACACGAACAGCTTTGCCTGAAGGCAGATTAAATTGACCGACTTTACGTTCAACCGTCACACCCGCATAGTTACCAACTTTCTGACGTGTACCCGTTAAATGATTGAATAATGAAGTTTTACCACAGTTAGGGTTACCGACAAGGGCAATACGTAAGGCATCACTCATGCCAAGGCTCCATCTTCAATTTCAATTTTTTCTGCCTCAGACTTACGCAGTGCAAAACGAGTAAAACCCACTTGGATTAAAATCGGATCACCGCCAAAAATACCTTTGGTAATCACTTGTATCTGTGTACCAGCTACAAATCCTAAAGTTTCTAAGCGACTCGCCACCATATCAGAGTGGGTACCTTGGCCATCAGTAGCTCGATTCACTTTTCGAATGATGGCAGTTTGTTTTGCTTTCAGATCGGACAAACGCACCGTGAAAATTCCTAAACGATTTCGTACAGTATACAAACAAATGAGAATAATTAACAAATAAGGTTGAGTCACATTCTGACTTTTCTCAACTCTTGATCGACATCAAAGCTAAATTCCACTACATTGAAGCGGAAACATCACAAAAAGTATGTGCCTAAAGCACCTTTAAAAAGACCCTTATGCTGAACAAAAAACCTCGTCTGCCCGCTCCCGTTCAAATTCCTGAATCTTCAAGCTATTTACAAGGTTTTAGAGATTATCTGATTGCACAAACGGTAAGCCCGCATACCCGTAATGCGTATTTGTCCGATTTAATTCAATGTAGTGAATGCCTAACGAAACCGTTAACAGATTGGAATCATGATGATATTTCCGATGTGCTGATCGAACTCACAAAAAAACAAAAAAGCCCGCGATCCATCGCAAGATCTTTATCTGCATTACGCTCGTTTTATAAATTCTTACGTGAACAAAAATTGCGTAGCGATAATCCCGTTGCCGCGCATAAAACCCCAAAATTAGGACGCGCTTTGCCTAAAGATATTTCTGAAGCGGATGTTGAAGCCTTAATTCAAGCACCTGATATCAATACCGCGCTTGGTTTACGTGATCGTGCCATGTTTGAGGTGCTATATGCCTGCGGTTTACGTGTATCTGAACTGATTAATCTGCGCTTAGATTTGATTAATTTAAAACAAGGTTACTTACGTATTATTGGTAAAGGCAATAAAGAACGTCTTGTACCCATGGGACAAATGGCATGTGAATGGGTAGAGAAATATCTGAATGAAGGACGCTCACAATTATATAAATCAGCAACCGATTATCTGTTTTTAACCCAACATGGCGGCATTATGAGTCGTCAGAATTTTTGGTATGCCATTAAGCGCTATGCCCTACAAGCAGGTATTCAAGCTGAGCTTTCCCCACATACCATGCGCCATGCCTTTGCCACACATTTACTCAATCATGGTGCGGACTTACGTGTCGTACAGATGCTTTTAGGTCACAGCGATTTATCGACCACTCAGATTTACACCCATGTCGCCCAAGTACGTATGCAGCAACTCCATGCTCAACATCATCCGCGTGCTTAAGTCGCTTTCAG encodes:
- a CDS encoding DUF6587 family protein → MIEILIVMALVLWSTVVVFKKVFPNTSRTVFQKLSNVCAKLGWNTLAAWLKPAMASGCGGDCGCSANDNAVPKKAEIQAVKWK
- a CDS encoding FeoA family protein; the protein is MRLSDLKAKQTAIIRKVNRATDGQGTHSDMVASRLETLGFVAGTQIQVITKGIFGGDPILIQVGFTRFALRKSEAEKIEIEDGALA
- the feoB gene encoding ferrous iron transporter B is translated as MSDALRIALVGNPNCGKTSLFNHLTGTRQKVGNYAGVTVERKVGQFNLPSGKAVRVLDLPGTYSLDATSPDEAITRDVVQGKIADEGQQDAFLCVVDATNLKLHLGLVLEMIELKRPVLLVLNMMDEARRRGIQINTQKLSQRLGIPVVETVAVRNSGIEGLLNALDQAKYAVPQTEMTGLSGDSHQKVHSILKDVVNFMDAEDKRTEFLDKIFLHPVLGLMSLALMMFVIFQAVFAWAAPFMDGIESFFGWFGESVSAVISHPLLNSLVVDGVIAGAGGVVVFLPQILILFFFILVLEESGYLPRAAFLLDKLMYKAGLSGRAFIPLLSSFACAIPGIMASRTISDPRDRLTTILVAPLMTCSARLPVYALLIAAFIPSTTVLGFLNLQGLVLFGLYMAGIVSALLVSFVLKFFNKDKTQQMLLMELPSYRFPDLKNIWIGLLDRAKIFLRRVGGIIFALSILLWFLCTFPQAPDGATLPAIDYSFAGMLGHLIQPIFAPLGFNWQICIALIPAMAAREVVVAALGTVYALSAVDEDAMSEGLVSLISNGGDLSWSVATGLSLLVWFIYAPHCLATLATVKRETGSWKTVSFMTIYLFGLAYIMSFLTYQIASHYLA
- the xerD gene encoding site-specific tyrosine recombinase XerD — its product is MLNKKPRLPAPVQIPESSSYLQGFRDYLIAQTVSPHTRNAYLSDLIQCSECLTKPLTDWNHDDISDVLIELTKKQKSPRSIARSLSALRSFYKFLREQKLRSDNPVAAHKTPKLGRALPKDISEADVEALIQAPDINTALGLRDRAMFEVLYACGLRVSELINLRLDLINLKQGYLRIIGKGNKERLVPMGQMACEWVEKYLNEGRSQLYKSATDYLFLTQHGGIMSRQNFWYAIKRYALQAGIQAELSPHTMRHAFATHLLNHGADLRVVQMLLGHSDLSTTQIYTHVAQVRMQQLHAQHHPRA